The DNA sequence TCTGCTAGAAGTGAGTTTTATTTTAGATGAATATCGTGACATTCTTGAGTCTAGAGCAGGTCTGTCTATTTCTTTTGCTAAAAGGCATGCGAATAAAGCCGCTCATTTGATAGCTAGGCTTCCCTGTTCGCTAGATTGCCAAAGCGTTTTCAGGTCTCCTCCGAGTGTTTTGTTGGAGACATTGATGTATGATGCTTCTTTTTAATGGAAgtttgtttttttttcaaaaaaaaaattgcaataatagtataaatttatttattatatattttaattataatttagaattaatttcctataattattatataatacTGATATTTTGATTTTGGCTCGTGCTTGGCACGGATTACCAAATAGTATGGATTAAATATCAAACGCACATCTCAATTCTCTCGACTGAACCCGGGATATTAAAAATACACCCCAACTGAACCGCATATCAAAAATACATATGATGTGTTAGTGGTATTTGTAAGTAAGTCGAATTTAATTGAATTGAATTTTAGGGTATTAATTTATGCACGTCTTATAGTTATTCATGCACAAATCTTATGCATTTTATTAAAATACTTTTAAGTCTCTTcttttatttattataatattgATAATTTTATATATCTTTACTAACATTTACTATTTGGAGAACACTAACAACCTTTAAAACAGTTTTGATTCACAAGAATATTTAATGAtttgaaaaaatgaaaaattaaGAAAGTTACTAAATCACAGAAATAATATTGGATTTTTGTAGAACAACACGTGAGATTCAGTTTGGTTACTAGTAAGTGATAACACCTTCAAAACAGTTTTGACTAGAAAGAACACCCTAACCATTATTCTACCTTGCATGATTTTATAAAGTTTATTTGGTTAAACGTGGCCATAAAAAAAAGATACAAGGTTGATGTGTGAAGATTATATTTATTTTGGTCTACAAAGGGTTGCTACAGACGTGGGTAACTACTTGGGTACGTATCTTGAGGGTGATCCTAACAACTTTGTTGGAGTGTGGAGGGAGTTCTTACGCATCAGGGTATCAATTTCTTTGGACAACCCTATTAAACGTAGAATAAAGCTAAGAAAATCTGAAAAAGAATGGTGCTGGGTCAATTTTAAGTACGAAGCAATACCCACATTCTGTTTTATCTGTGGTATGATCGGACATGGAGAACGTTACTGTGAAGCAATCTTTGACACTCCCCTGGAGAGCATCGAGAAGCCCTATGGAGCTTGGCTTCGGGCGGATCCTAGAAGAAAAGCACACACTATGGGGCGAAATGGCTTCGCAACGGAGGAAATTTTCAGGCACCAAACTCTGGTGACAAACGTGAGGTGCATACGGATAAGGAAACAAGCGTGAAAGGTGCAGTACTGTAACAACCTGGCGAGATTTCAGGGATTGGTTTGTTAACCAATCAAGGCGATAAGTCTGTGAGTACAGGCACATTTAAAGGAATTAAGGATAATATCAATCCAAGAGAGATGGGCCAGCTATATTTACAAAATTCAAAATCAAGTTTGGAGGGAAATGATAATGAGCCGGATGATTTAACTATCGTGGACTTAAAGAGACGTAGGACAAATATGGACGGTGAGGGCAATTACAAAACCCATAATCAAGATACAGCTATGGAAGCCCAATATGAAGATATTCAGCTATCAAAAAATGATTTACTGGCGGGTTCTGCTTTGCAGACCCGCCTCTCATCATGAATGTTATAGCTTGGAACTGCCAGGATATGGGTGCCCCTGGGAAGATTCAGTTCCTTAAAGAAATAACCCGAAGCGAGAAGGCATCGTTCGTATTTTTATGTGAAACCATCAATAGTAATAAGAAATTGGAAGATTTATGTAGTAGTATTGGCTATGAAAGTTTCCTAGCAGTGGAACCGCAGGGCAGAAGTGGTGGCATTGCATTGTTTTGGAAGGACACTGTCAGTGTAAATCTTCTGATCTATTTTCGCTCTTACATTGACGTCGTTGTTAGCCTAGTAGGTAAGGAAGACTGGCATTTGACAGGTATTTATGGTGAGCCAGTGATATCTCAACGTCACAAGACTTAGAATTTGCTGAGGAATCTATCACGGGATGCTAATTTGCCATGGTGCCTGGTGGGGGACTTTAATAATGTGAAATCACAGCTAGAAAAGAAGGGAGGGTCCCTCTACCCCACTCAGCTAATAGAGGGTTTTAATAAAGCAGAACCCGCCTCTCATTATGAATGTTATAGCTTGGAACTGCCAAGGTATGGGTGCCCCTGGGAAGATTCAGTTCCTTAAAGAAATAACCCGAAGCGAGAAGGCATCGTTCATATTTTTATGTGAAACCATCAGTAGTAATAAGAAATTAGAAGATTTATGTAGTAGTATTGGCTATGAAAGTTTCTTAGCAGTGGAACCGCAGGGCAGAAGTGGTGGCATTGCATTGTTTTGGAAGGACACTGTCAGTGTAAATCTTCTGAGCTATTCTCGCTCTCACTTTGACGTCGTTGTTAGCCTAGTAGGTAAGGAAGACTGACATTTGACAGGTATTTATGGTGAGCCAGTGAGATCTCAACGTCACAAGACTTGGAATTTGCTGAGGAATCTATCACGGGATGCTAGTTTGCCATGGTGCCTGGTGGGGGACTTTAATAATGTGAAATCACAGCTAGAAAAGAAGGGAGGGTCCCTCTACCCCACTCAGCTAATAGAGGGTTTTAACGAGTGTTTGCAGGACACGGGTCTTCATGATCTAGATATTATCGGTCATCAGTTCACGTGGGAAAGAGGCAGGAACACTGATCACTGGGTGGAAGTTCGTCTGGATAGAGTGTTGGTAAACTCTATATTCCTCGATAAATTCCAGTTGGTGAAAGTATATAATCTGGTAGGCTCCAAATCCGATCACAGCCCTCTCTTGTTAATTCTAGAGTTGCAGACAAGAGGAAATAAAAAACGTCAATTTCGTTTTGAAAATGCTTGGCTAACTGAGCCTATGTGTTTCCAGATTATTAAAGATGGATGGGAGGAGGAGACTAACAGGAATATCATGCAGAAAATGAAGTGTTGTGCCGAAAATCTTGAAGTCTGGGGCAGAGAGATTACAGGCTGTTTTAGCAAGCGGATAAAGGACTGTAAAAAAATCCTAAAGTTGTGTTGTGGCAAAAGCGATGCTCAGTCGGTAGCAACTTATGAAGCTGTTCGAAAACAATTACATCTGGTGTTAGATCAAAAGGAAATATTCTGGAAACAACGAGCAAAGCAAATGTGGCTGCAAGCAGGTAATAAAAATACTAAGTATTTCCATGCTAGTTGTAACAGGAGGAAACGTAATAATCACCTTCAAAGACTGAAATATGATAATGGGAATTGGGTAGATTGGCAGGGTGATTTGCCAGAGCGGATTAAGAGTTACTTTCAGAACCTGTTCACTGAAAACAATACTCAAACATAAGAAGTCTTAAGATGTATCCCCAAAACCATTTCTGATCAACAAAACAGAGAACTTCTGCGACCACAGACAGAGAAAGAAGTTAAAGCTGCGGTTTTCAACATGCATCCAGACAAAGCTCCGGGGCCAGATGGGATGACCCCggtttttttcaaaaaaactggCATGTAGTTGGTGATGAGGTGGTTCATGTGACAAGGCAGTTCTTTGACAGTGGTGAAATGTTGGATCATATGAATGATACCAATATAGTTCTTATCCCGAAAAAGAAACACCCAACTGTGCTCTCTGATTTACGCCCTATTGCTCTATGTAATGTGATTATGAAAATAATTACTAAGGTGCTTGCTAATCGATTAAAAGAGGTGTTGGATTTAGTCATTTCAGAGACGCAAAGTGCTTTTCTGCCAGGAAGATTAATATCGGACAACATCATGGTCTCTTTTGAAATTATGCACTATTTGAAGCGTAAGAAATTCGGAAAAGAAGGTTTCATGGCTCTCAAGTTAGATATGTTAAAGGTGTATGACCGTATAGAGTGAAGATTCTTGAAAGAAATATTGCTTTCTATGGGGTTCAGAAGTAGATGGACACAGCTAATCCTTCAGTGCGTATCCACAGTCCAGTATAACATCACCCATGGCGAGTTTGAGATAGGCCCAATTATCCCGAGCAGAGGATTGAGACAAGGGGACCCCTTGTCCCCATACCTCTTTATCATTTGTGTAGAAGGTCTCACAGCTCTGATCAAGCAATATGAAGCACAAAAGTGGATACAAGGTATTAAAATTTGTAGACGAGCCCCTGTGATCAGTCACATGCTCTTTGCAGATGATAGTTACCTTTTCTGCAAGGCTGAATTGAATGAGGCTGAAAAAATCAAGGAGCTTCTGTTAGTTTACGAGAAGGCTTCGAGCCAACAAGTGAACATAAACAAGTCTACAGTGTTCTTCAGTGCCAACATAATCGAGTATAACAGAGACTTGCTTTGTCGTGCATTGTAGATTAAAGAAGCTGACGAGTCCTCCAAGTATTTGGGTCTGCCTAATGTCTTAGGTCGAAATAAGTCTGT is a window from the Apium graveolens cultivar Ventura chromosome 1, ASM990537v1, whole genome shotgun sequence genome containing:
- the LOC141716693 gene encoding uncharacterized protein LOC141716693, coding for MGQLYLQNSKSSLEGNDNEPDDLTIVDLKRRRTNMDDPPLIMNVIAWNCQDMGAPGKIQFLKEITRSEKASFVFLCETINSNKKLEDLCSSIGYESFLAVEPQGRSGGIALFWKDTVSVNLLIYFRSYIDVVVSLVGKEDWHLTAWNCQGMGAPGKIQFLKEITRSEKASFIFLCETISSNKKLEDLCSSIGYESFLAVEPQGRSGGIALFWKDTVSVNLLSYSRSHFDVVVSLLEKKGGSLYPTQLIEGFNECLQDTGLHDLDIIGHQFTWERGRNTDHWVEVRLDRVLIIKDGWEEETNRNIMQKMKCCAENLEVWGREITGCFSKRIKDCKKILKLCCGKSDAQSVATYEAVRKQLHLVLDQKEIFWKQRAKQMWLQAVGDEVVHVTRQFFDSGEMLDHMNDTNIVLIPKKKHPTVLSDLRPIALCNVIMKIITKVLANRLKEVLDLVISETQSAFLPGRLISDNIMVSFEIMHYLKRKKFGKEGFMALKLDMLKVYDHDSYLFCKAELNEAEKIKELLLVYEKASSQQIKEADESSKYLGLPNVLGRNKSVVFGYLKHKVLNNIQNWNEKNISKPAKEILIKMVAQFLPSYAMNIFLLPLEITREREKSLANFFWTSSSQGSSKIKWMLWNRLARYKQAGGLGFRYLRDFNLAMLWKQCWRLITSPESLVARVYKAKYYPDKNFMEAILGNSPSFIWRSIFEARKVISDGAAWRIGNGKDVHILNQPWLNCEINPYVTTISPVLVNQKVESLFRIGTKEWDPEIIKDVFDNRDQEIILNTKVEQDLEEDVLNWKLEHSGQYSVKSGYSPSSGAECDLEGWYVLLTHTSAITVKTCEHQWLMPGTIDKEQSKTHHPLLDYLEGKKRSGLKWQKRSSYENCCKGLGISFTVGKYSESSTNVPLTPSIAGDGAGSSGMGLIARNHNGHLLLAKSRTVAEVLNHSLAEALAIKEALSWLKDMEWYTTTVESDCLVVIQLIRSSVPMRSRLGMVVEECRKFVRTYNNVNLYFIKRSANMSAHELAQKSHMYLDRTFDWRSVPAKVKQCILYDI